One part of the Musa acuminata AAA Group cultivar baxijiao chromosome BXJ1-5, Cavendish_Baxijiao_AAA, whole genome shotgun sequence genome encodes these proteins:
- the LOC103985223 gene encoding vacuolar sorting protein 3, protein MEPLRAKDRLVLEAFAEFDPAKSAGLTSAAPLAIRSLCVFAASDSKTLVYIGTGGGNIILASLDPPSTRGAPSYGTSVGSAKGAAEFLRSATIGVRQIESIHVLSEIGRVLVLSDGSVFLLDLHLLQPARKLSFLKDVTAIARRIPCSEAMSLGPLGDGVSKAEILSPSQKFFQKLGGSIRANGIGPRITESQRGGNSCFIAAAGARKLVLMELLVPGSIDVDSDSRGVSVHLKEIQDIDGVSAMAWLGNSIVLGTSDGYTLFSTTNGISTPLFMLPESSGPPRLKSLWGSKEVLLLVDNVGVVVNASGQPVGGSLIFQYAPDSITEMPSYVIVAKHGRMDLFRRKSGTCVQSVSYAKGGIGQCIVASDDQGKGEVIVVATPYKAICFHRLPAEEQIKHLLRKKKLKEAVCLLEEFESEEEMTKELLSFVHAQVGFLLLFDLHFEEAINHFLLSETMQPPEIFPFIMRDPNRWSHLVPRNRYWGLHPPPVPLEQVIDDGLMAIQRAMFLKKAGVDTAADEVFLLNPPSKADLLELAIKNIIRYLCVSRDWDLNPPVKEGVDTLLMYLYRALNLVDDMEKLASSQNYCIVEELETLLDDSKHLRTLAFLYASKGMCSKALTIWRMLAKNYSTGLWKNPASSDECDSLNSCTDLSSGQQSAANEASKLLQESSDQDLVLEHLEWIADVDQNLAIQVLTSEKRTNQLSPEKVLSSVDPRKVEIHQRYLQWLIEDQDCDDTQFHTLYALSLARTAIETIETGLNYENYDARNQEELNISNTELGKNYGYSVRDRLQLFLQASDLYDPEEVLGVIEDSELWLEKAILYRKMGQETMVLQILAIKLENSEAAEQYCAEIGRNDAYMELLDMYLNPEEGKEPMFKAAVRLLHNRGVLLDPLQVLEKLSPEMPLQLASDTILRMLRAREHHHCQGQIVHNLSRAINLDARMARFEERSRHVQINDESICDSCRSRLGTKLFAMYPDDSVVCYKCYRRLGESTSARGRNFKQDVIFKSGWLVSR, encoded by the exons ATGGAGCCCCTCCGAGCCAAGGATCGGTTGGTCCTCGAGGCCTTCGCCGAGTTCGATCCCGCCAAGTCCGCCGGGCTAACCTCGGCGGCTCCCCTCGCGATCCGGTCCCTCTGCGTCTTCGCCGCCTCTGATTCCAAAACCCTTGTCTACATCGGCACCGGCGGCGGAAACATCATCTTGGCCTCCTTGGATCCCCCTTCGACCCGGGGAGCCCCGTCGTATGGAACCAGCGTTGGTTCCGCCAAAGGTGCTGCGGAATTTCTACGATCGGCGACAATCGGCGTTCGTCAGATCGAATCGATTCACGTTCTCTCTGAGATCGGGAGGGTCCTCGTGCTCTCAGATGGGTCCGTGTTCTTGCTGGATTTGCACTTGTTGCAGCCTGCGCGGAAATTGAGTTTTCTCAAGGATGTGACGGCGATTGCAAGGAGGATTCCATGTTCCGAGGCGATGAGTTTGGGACCCTTGGGAGATGGGGTGTCCAAAGCCGAGATCTTGAGCCCAAGTCAGAAGTTTTTTCAGAAATTGGGAGGGAGTATCAGGGCGAACGGAATAGGTCCCAGGATTACCGAGTCTCAGAGGGGAGGCAATAGCTGCTTTATTGCGGCTGCAGGAGCGAGAAAATTGGTTCTGATGGAGCTCCTCGTGCCTGGAAGCATTGATGTAGATTCTGACAGCCGTGGTGTTTCAGTACATCTTAAGGAGATTCAGGACATTGATGGCGTCAGTGCAATGGCATGGTTGGGGAATTCCATTGTTCTTGGAACTTCAGATGGTTACACACTATTCTCTACTACTAATGGGATAAGCACCCCACTGTTTATGCTTCCAGAATCTTCGGGGCCACCTCGGCTGAAATCTTTATGGGGAAGTAAGGAGGTTCTGCTGTTGGTTGACAATGTTGGCGTGGTTGTCAATGCCTCTGGGCAGCCTGTTGGCGGGAGTTTGATCTTTCAATATGCACCGGACTCCATCACGGAGATGCCTTCCTATGTGATTGTTGCAAAGCATGGTAGGATGGATTTATTCAGACGGAAGAGTGGTACTTGTGTGCAGTCAGTATCATATGCAAAGGGAGGCATTGGTCAGTGCATTGTGGCAAGTGATGATCAGGGTAAAGGAGAGGTTATTGTGGTTGCAACACCTTATAAG GCCATTTGTTTTCATAGATTGCCTGCCGAAGAACAGATTAAGCATTTATTGAGAAAGAAGAAACTTAAAGAAGCTGTCTGTTTGTTGGAGGAGTTTGAGTCTGAAGAAGAAATGACAAAGGAACTGCTTTCCTTTGTGCATGCACAAGTAGGCTTCTTGTTGCtttttgatttgcattttgaagAGGCAATCAATCATTTCTTGCTCTCAGAGACCATGCAGCCACCTGAGATATTCCCATTCATTATGCGGGACCCAAATCGCTGGTCGCATCtg GTACCAAGGAACCGGTACTGGGGGCTGCATCCTCCTCCAGTACCTCTTGAGCAAGTAATTGATGATGGACTGATGGCTATCCAGAGAGCTATGTTCTTAAAGAAAGCAGGTGTAGACACTGCTGCTGATGAGGTGTTTCTTTTAAATCCACCCAGCAAAGCTGATCTCTTGGAGTTAGCAATTAAAAATATCATCAG GTATCTATGTGTTTCTCGGGATTGGGATTTAAACCCTCCAGTGAAGGAGGGTGTAGATACTCTTCTGATGTACCTCTATAGAGCACTCAATCTTGTTGATGATATGGAGAAACTTGCTTCATCGCAGAACTACTGCATTGTG GAGGAATTGGAAACACTGTTAGATGATTCAAAGCATTTAAGGACACTAGCATTCTTGTATGCCAGTAAAGGGATGTGCTCAAAAGCTCTCACTATCTGGCGTATGTTGGCCAAAAATTATTCGACCGGGTTATGGAAAAACCCTGCAAGCTCCGATGAATGTGATTCTCTAAATTCTTGTACAGATTTAAGTTCTGGTCAACAAAGTGCTGCTAATGAAGCTTCAAAGCTACTCCAAGAATCTTCTGATCAAGATCTCGTACTGGAACATCTTGAATGG ATTGCAGATGTTGACCAGAATCTTGCAATTCAAGTTTTAACATCAGAGAAAAGGACTAATCAGCTTTCTCCTG AAAAAGTTCTTtcatctgttgatccaagaaagGTTGAGATCCATCAGAG ATATCTGCAATGGTTGATTGAAGATCAAGACTGCGATGACACCCAATTTCATACTTTATATGCTCTTTCTTTAGCCAGAACAGCAATTGAAACAATTGAAACTGGCCTCAATTATGAAAATTATGATGCTAGAAACCAAGAGGAGTTGAATATATCCAACACTGAACTTGGAAAGAACTATGGATATTCGGTCAGGGATAGATTGCAGTTATTTTTACAGGCTTCAGACTTGTATGATCCAGAAGAAGTACTAGGTGTTATAGAAGACTCAGAATTATGGCTGGAAAAG GCAATCCTGTACAGGAAGATGGGACAAGAGACGATGGTGCTACAGATTCTGGCTAT AAAGCTGGAAAATAGTGAAGCTGCTGAACAATATTGTGCAGAGATTGGTAGAAATGATGCTTATATGGA GTTACTGGATATGTATTTGAATCCAGAAGAAGGGAAAGAGCCAATGTTTAAAGCTGCAGTTCGACTTCTTCATAATCGTGGTGTATTACTTGACCCCTTGCAAGTGTTAGAG AAATTGTCACCTGAGATGCCTCTGCAGCTTGCATCAGATACGATATTGAGAATGCTAAGAGCTCGAGAGCATCATCATTGCCAAGGGCAG ATTGTTCATAATCTCTCACGTGCAATAAATCTAGATGCACGGATGGCAAGATTCGAGGAGAGATCAAGGCATGTTCAGATAAATGATGAGAGCATCTGTGATTCTTGCCGCTCACGCCTTGGCACCAAGCTCTTTGCAATGTATCCCGATGATTCGGTTGTCTGTTACAAG TGTTATCGCCGGCTGGGGGAGTCTACGTCAGCTCGTGGCCGTAATTTCAAGCAAGATGTCATCTTCAAATCAGGGTGGCTTGTTAGCAGATAG